In a single window of the Acinetobacter sp. CS-2 genome:
- a CDS encoding helix-turn-helix transcriptional regulator, translated as MTIQPIRVQFKTTCELLDVSRESLRHIQRTDADFPKAIKIGTSKQAPVYFDYAELLEWHNNKKQSFVVSEA; from the coding sequence ATGACTATTCAACCTATCCGCGTTCAATTCAAAACAACTTGCGAGCTACTCGATGTAAGCCGTGAATCGTTGCGTCACATTCAGCGTACAGATGCCGACTTCCCGAAAGCAATCAAGATCGGAACGAGCAAACAAGCGCCTGTCTATTTTGACTATGCAGAGCTTTTAGAGTGGCATAACAATAAAAAGCAAAGCTTCGTAGTATCGGAGGCTTAA
- a CDS encoding acyl-CoA dehydrogenase family protein, which produces MTLQANQNLSLGADYQQVAAKFRPIFQRIADGALEREKTRTLPYEPIQWLKQAGFGAIRVPTAFGGDGVSQKQLFQLLIELAKADSNVAQALRGHFAFVEDRLTANKTQSQNLWFQRFVRGEIVGNAWTETGKVEIGDVVTRVTENPQGQLVVNGQKYYSTGTIFADWIDLFAWDETTNQHVIAAVSTQVPGIQVVDDWNGFGQKTTGSGTLTIQQVDINRDHILPFEERFKYQTAFYQVVHLATLVGIAQSAVEAFTQEVRKRTRIFSHGNADLVRDDAQILQVIGKASAQAYAAEAIALRTAEALDGAYISHFQNNAAADQQTNDRAELESSQGQVVISELVLNLTTELFNALGASASTTEKQLDRFWRNARVVSSHNPLIYKQKVIGDWVVNQAPLPYVWQIGNSPVAKKQEIAA; this is translated from the coding sequence ATGACTCTTCAAGCCAATCAAAACTTATCTCTGGGTGCAGATTACCAACAGGTTGCGGCTAAATTCCGCCCGATTTTTCAACGAATTGCAGATGGTGCGCTGGAGCGTGAAAAGACCCGCACACTCCCGTATGAACCAATTCAGTGGCTGAAGCAAGCCGGTTTTGGTGCGATTCGCGTACCCACTGCTTTTGGCGGTGACGGTGTATCGCAGAAACAGCTGTTTCAACTGCTGATTGAACTGGCAAAAGCCGACTCCAATGTGGCTCAAGCATTACGCGGCCATTTTGCCTTTGTCGAAGATCGCTTAACTGCCAATAAAACTCAATCTCAAAACCTCTGGTTTCAGCGCTTTGTACGGGGTGAAATCGTTGGAAATGCCTGGACGGAAACCGGCAAAGTTGAAATTGGCGATGTGGTGACCCGTGTCACTGAAAATCCACAGGGCCAGCTGGTGGTGAATGGTCAGAAATACTATTCCACTGGAACCATCTTTGCCGATTGGATCGACTTATTTGCCTGGGATGAAACCACGAATCAGCATGTGATTGCTGCGGTGTCGACTCAAGTGCCAGGCATTCAAGTGGTGGATGACTGGAACGGTTTTGGCCAAAAAACCACAGGCAGTGGTACCTTGACCATTCAGCAGGTTGACATCAACCGTGATCATATTTTGCCATTTGAAGAACGCTTTAAATACCAAACTGCCTTCTATCAAGTGGTGCATTTAGCAACCTTGGTCGGTATTGCACAAAGTGCTGTAGAAGCATTTACTCAAGAAGTCCGCAAGCGCACCCGTATTTTCAGTCATGGCAATGCGGATTTGGTCCGCGACGATGCACAAATCCTGCAAGTGATTGGTAAAGCGTCTGCACAGGCTTATGCGGCTGAAGCGATTGCTTTGCGTACTGCTGAAGCACTGGATGGTGCCTATATCAGTCATTTTCAGAATAATGCGGCGGCTGATCAGCAGACAAATGACCGTGCTGAACTGGAGTCTTCACAAGGGCAGGTGGTCATTTCAGAGCTGGTACTGAATTTGACTACAGAGCTGTTCAATGCACTGGGTGCCTCTGCCAGCACTACCGAAAAGCAGCTGGACCGCTTCTGGCGCAATGCCCGTGTTGTGTCTTCTCATAATCCACTGATCTATAAACAGAAAGTCATTGGTGACTGGGTAGTGAATCAGGCACCTTTGCCTTATGTTTGGCAGATCGGCAACAGTCCGGTAGCTAAAAAGCAGGAAATTGCAGCATAA
- the ggt gene encoding gamma-glutamyltransferase gives MLIRFALKLSLATLCCLTTELYANTALNQATLSSYDYDNDIFHPVRAQNGMVASEHEIASQVGLDILKRGGNAVDAAVAVGFTLAVVLPHAGNLGGGGFLIVHDAQSGKNIALDFREMAPRRASRDMYLDENGNIIAGKSLYSHDAIGVPGTVAGLEYALKKWGSLPLSEVITPAIQLAENGIPVSHSLAKMLNAAQDKLGKWPSSRAIFFQENRPLRYGERLVQQDLAHSLRVISQQGSRMFYRGEIGDKIIAEIQQHQGIMQKSDLHAYKVIERQPIRGNYKGYQIVTMPPPSSGGVHLVQMLNILEQFPLQQWGANSAQTLHYLAESMKLAYADRSKYLGDPDFVHVPVAGLSSKPYAKMLAQQISATTARPSVSIQPNNPIPYESDQTTHYSVVDQHGNVVSVTYTLNFNFGSGIVAAGTGILLNNEMDDFSAKHGVENAFGLIGGDANAIAPYKRPLSSMTPTIVLKNQKAWLVTGSPGGSRIISTVLQTLINSIDFQMNPAEVAAVPRIHHQWLPDEIRVEKGISADTLELLKQKGHKIVQKSTMGRTQTIQILPDGIYGYSDPRNPDGATRGY, from the coding sequence ATGTTGATCCGTTTTGCCCTGAAACTTAGCTTGGCCACACTTTGTTGCCTTACTACTGAACTTTATGCAAATACGGCACTCAATCAGGCAACGCTTAGCAGTTATGATTATGATAATGACATTTTTCATCCGGTTCGGGCACAAAATGGTATGGTAGCCTCCGAACATGAAATCGCCAGTCAGGTCGGTCTGGACATTCTGAAACGCGGTGGCAATGCGGTTGATGCCGCCGTTGCCGTTGGATTTACCTTGGCAGTGGTTTTACCGCATGCCGGTAATCTGGGCGGTGGAGGTTTTCTGATTGTGCATGATGCCCAGTCTGGTAAAAATATTGCGCTGGATTTTCGTGAAATGGCTCCACGTCGTGCGTCACGGGATATGTATCTGGATGAAAATGGCAATATTATTGCCGGCAAATCACTGTATTCACATGATGCCATCGGGGTTCCTGGCACAGTCGCAGGTCTGGAATATGCCCTGAAAAAATGGGGAAGCTTGCCCCTCTCAGAGGTAATCACCCCTGCAATTCAACTGGCAGAAAACGGCATTCCGGTCAGCCATTCTTTGGCCAAAATGCTGAATGCAGCTCAAGATAAATTAGGTAAATGGCCCAGTTCACGTGCTATTTTCTTTCAAGAGAATCGCCCCTTACGCTATGGTGAACGTTTAGTTCAGCAGGATTTGGCGCATTCCTTGCGAGTAATTAGCCAACAGGGTAGTCGCATGTTTTATCGTGGGGAAATCGGCGACAAAATTATTGCAGAAATTCAGCAGCATCAGGGCATCATGCAAAAAAGTGATCTGCATGCCTATAAAGTTATCGAACGTCAGCCCATCAGGGGCAATTATAAAGGCTATCAGATTGTCACCATGCCACCGCCAAGTTCCGGCGGTGTACATCTGGTACAAATGCTGAATATTTTGGAACAATTCCCCTTGCAACAGTGGGGAGCAAATAGTGCCCAGACCCTTCATTATCTGGCCGAAAGCATGAAACTGGCCTATGCCGACCGGTCTAAATATCTGGGAGACCCTGATTTTGTACATGTGCCTGTGGCAGGTCTTAGTTCAAAGCCATATGCGAAAATGCTAGCTCAGCAGATTTCAGCTACCACAGCCCGTCCTTCGGTCTCCATTCAGCCCAACAACCCGATCCCCTATGAAAGTGACCAAACCACACATTATTCAGTGGTCGATCAACACGGCAATGTCGTTTCGGTGACCTATACCCTGAATTTCAACTTTGGCAGTGGCATTGTCGCAGCAGGTACCGGCATTTTACTCAACAATGAAATGGATGATTTTTCAGCCAAACACGGTGTAGAGAATGCTTTTGGTTTAATTGGCGGAGATGCCAATGCCATTGCTCCCTATAAACGTCCACTGTCTTCAATGACACCCACAATTGTATTAAAAAATCAGAAAGCTTGGCTGGTCACTGGCAGCCCGGGAGGTTCCCGAATTATCAGTACCGTGCTACAAACCCTGATCAATAGCATCGATTTTCAGATGAACCCAGCTGAAGTGGCAGCGGTACCACGAATTCATCACCAGTGGTTACCGGACGAAATCCGTGTGGAAAAAGGCATCAGTGCCGATACCCTCGAATTATTAAAGCAAAAAGGTCATAAAATTGTGCAGAAATCTACCATGGGCAGAACCCAAACCATCCAAATTCTGCCAGATGGCATCTATGGCTATTCTGATCCACGTAATCCGGATGGCGCAACACGTGGATATTAA
- a CDS encoding DUF3987 domain-containing protein, translated as MNNTAQNFQQDYDKPDDILTHCTQLVSFDDAYSSHPLIKRFGSPEQPIYVDDSSKDKPLILPIYNGQLELVQCAVMIDGDMVELTSNGEDADRGLAKGFARYGDFDHSKPVIITYSLESFFKVAQTGYAVALVMLPTLCSKHQTKRSKNQTELKPFDFEKIQFVINQLSQAGYTKLYLPVALKQMNLEPFKALEQNTAVRLLNQYLKVGVSEFYYQFIKDEDTAEIQAFFDEAIEQLNPNTWGELIPISSEETVANLYPIHALPPLAQDAVKAISEHVQSPIAMTAQCVIGAMSHIAQSKVNAPHPFDPQGEPCSLYLITEGQSGSRKSTSRNLADQAIIKHEHKQYEQYRSDLEQWKSGQAGLPKKDREAYCAENPPPNDPSTIYSDVTLESIAGFYIDGILNNASIASDEAGQFFGGHSMKADTRNQALGGYAKLFDNGFVERTRSKSNLNGSGRAYDVRLTFNLQGQHEVLADALKDPVLRGQGFLPRFILTIPENLAGTRLQDAIYRNKKANTDHRLIAYWTRCEYLLDDCPQVKPEHELHNGRYVLPMNDEAREIDAAFYNMFEGLQAKGKRYEYLQAFASRASQLARRLATVFAYFEGLQWIDGKTLKGACEVIKHSLNEWATYADIEVKAESDAERLIKWIAKKCNEKKTDRVTYSYIQTSCPRPMQGNKNLLEMVLNLLIDSNHIKIESMGRTRYVVINPCLVKT; from the coding sequence ATGAATAACACCGCCCAAAACTTTCAGCAAGACTATGATAAGCCTGATGACATTCTAACGCATTGCACACAGCTTGTATCGTTTGATGATGCTTATTCATCACATCCATTGATAAAGCGTTTTGGCAGTCCTGAACAGCCGATTTATGTTGATGATAGTAGTAAAGACAAGCCGTTAATTCTGCCTATTTATAATGGGCAGCTTGAGCTTGTACAGTGTGCAGTCATGATAGATGGGGATATGGTAGAACTCACATCCAATGGAGAGGATGCAGATCGAGGACTGGCTAAAGGTTTTGCAAGGTATGGCGATTTTGACCATAGCAAGCCTGTCATTATTACTTACAGCCTAGAATCATTCTTTAAAGTTGCTCAGACTGGCTACGCCGTTGCATTGGTCATGTTACCCACACTATGCAGTAAACATCAAACAAAACGCAGTAAAAATCAAACAGAACTCAAGCCGTTCGATTTTGAGAAGATTCAATTTGTCATTAATCAGTTATCGCAGGCAGGTTATACAAAGTTATATCTACCTGTCGCCCTTAAACAGATGAACCTTGAGCCATTTAAAGCATTGGAACAAAACACGGCGGTTAGATTGCTTAACCAGTATTTAAAAGTCGGTGTGAGTGAGTTCTATTATCAGTTTATTAAAGATGAGGACACGGCAGAAATACAGGCATTTTTTGATGAAGCTATAGAGCAATTAAATCCGAATACATGGGGTGAATTAATCCCAATATCTAGCGAGGAAACAGTAGCGAATCTATACCCGATTCATGCTTTGCCACCACTGGCACAAGATGCAGTTAAGGCTATATCAGAGCATGTGCAATCACCCATAGCAATGACTGCCCAATGTGTAATTGGTGCAATGTCACATATTGCCCAGTCTAAAGTAAATGCACCGCACCCATTCGACCCTCAAGGTGAACCATGTAGCCTATATCTAATCACAGAGGGGCAAAGCGGAAGCCGTAAGAGTACAAGCCGAAACCTAGCAGATCAGGCAATCATTAAGCATGAGCATAAGCAGTATGAGCAATACCGCAGCGACCTTGAGCAATGGAAAAGTGGACAGGCAGGATTACCTAAAAAAGACCGTGAGGCATATTGTGCTGAGAATCCACCACCCAATGACCCAAGCACCATTTATAGCGATGTAACACTGGAATCTATTGCAGGCTTTTATATTGATGGCATTTTAAATAATGCGTCCATTGCCAGCGATGAAGCAGGTCAATTTTTTGGTGGTCATAGCATGAAAGCCGATACACGTAACCAAGCACTAGGAGGATATGCGAAGTTATTTGATAATGGCTTTGTGGAACGTACACGGTCAAAGTCCAATTTAAACGGAAGTGGGCGAGCTTATGACGTTAGATTGACATTCAACTTACAGGGACAACATGAGGTATTAGCAGATGCACTCAAAGACCCAGTGCTAAGGGGGCAAGGATTTTTGCCTAGATTCATCTTAACCATTCCTGAAAATTTAGCAGGCACACGCTTACAGGATGCAATCTATAGAAATAAGAAAGCTAACACCGACCACAGGCTTATTGCCTACTGGACGCGCTGCGAGTATCTGCTAGATGACTGCCCACAGGTAAAGCCTGAGCATGAGTTGCATAATGGTCGTTATGTTCTACCCATGAATGATGAAGCAAGGGAGATTGATGCTGCATTCTACAATATGTTTGAGGGCTTGCAGGCTAAAGGGAAGCGTTATGAGTACCTACAAGCGTTTGCCAGTCGTGCCAGTCAATTAGCACGGCGTTTAGCTACTGTATTTGCATATTTTGAGGGCTTGCAGTGGATTGATGGCAAAACATTAAAGGGAGCGTGTGAAGTTATTAAGCACTCATTAAATGAATGGGCAACGTATGCAGATATTGAGGTTAAAGCTGAAAGCGATGCGGAACGTCTAATTAAGTGGATTGCTAAAAAATGCAATGAAAAAAAGACTGACCGAGTGACGTATTCATATATTCAAACCTCATGCCCTAGACCAATGCAGGGCAATAAAAACCTTTTAGAGATGGTTTTGAATTTATTGATAGATTCAAACCATATCAAGATCGAATCTATGGGGCGGACAAGATACGTTGTAATTAACCCTTGTTTAGTAAAAACGTGA
- a CDS encoding NmrA family NAD(P)-binding protein, producing MNQSTEYHSMQGLKQTAWVIGATGFIGKFLTAQLLKENYQVFAMCRNLRQQEAQLRDWLNSSGAVKN from the coding sequence ATGAATCAATCAACAGAGTATCATTCTATGCAAGGCTTAAAACAAACAGCATGGGTGATTGGGGCAACAGGATTTATCGGTAAATTTTTAACGGCACAATTACTCAAAGAAAATTATCAAGTGTTTGCCATGTGCCGTAATCTCCGTCAGCAAGAAGCTCAATTACGGGACTGGTTAAATTCATCCGGTGCTGTAAAAAATTAG
- a CDS encoding MerR family transcriptional regulator codes for MLVGELAQHINLSRDTIRFYEKLQLIKPLIRSNGYKDYTEQNLQQLKLIQSAKKLDFTLTEIKQRYPIAYKSNYIPSLLRLSPAEYTKAKLLSDLESAPDYYKNSFEIKCSELRPPISYR; via the coding sequence ATGCTAGTCGGAGAATTAGCACAACACATCAATCTCAGTCGGGATACCATCCGGTTTTATGAAAAACTGCAATTAATTAAACCACTTATTAGAAGCAATGGTTATAAGGATTATACTGAACAAAACTTACAGCAACTCAAACTGATTCAAAGCGCTAAAAAATTAGATTTTACCCTGACGGAAATTAAACAAAGATACCCTATAGCATACAAATCCAATTACATTCCATCGCTATTAAGGCTATCACCAGCTGAATACACTAAAGCTAAATTACTGTCTGATTTAGAATCAGCTCCGGATTACTATAAAAATAGCTTTGAGATTAAATGCTCGGAATTAAGACCACCGATTAGTTACAGGTGA
- a CDS encoding LLM class flavin-dependent oxidoreductase translates to MTKKIRFNAFEMNCIAHQSPGLWRHPLDRSTEYKDLEYWTDLAQILERGKFDGIFIADVLGIYDVYHQSAEHALTGAVQVPVNDPLQIVPAMAAVTKHLGFGVTTSISFEHPYRFARRMSTLDHLTKGRAGWNIVTSYLESGSKNLGLKTQVSHDNRYDIADEYLEVLYKLWEGSWEQDAVLRDKEKGIFADHTKVHPIEHQGEYFTVPGIHICEPSPQRTPVLYQAGASSRGQKFASQNAECVFISAPTKAAVKKLVEGIRSKLADEGRDPHSILIYTMLSIVVDETDEKAQLKFKEYQQYGSYHGGLTLASGWSGVDFSQFQAEDQVEYIHTNAIQSMLDSYVKADPDKVWTIEEIAKFISVGGNGPVIVGSASTVADRLQEWVQDTDIDGFNLAYILAHQTFEDVVEFVVPELQRRDVYQTEYTEGTLREKLFGQGPLLPENHRGASFRYPAKHLQPTEALKRA, encoded by the coding sequence ATGACCAAGAAAATTAGATTTAATGCCTTCGAAATGAACTGTATTGCCCACCAATCCCCGGGATTATGGCGGCATCCGCTCGATCGTTCGACTGAATACAAAGACTTGGAATACTGGACAGACTTAGCACAAATTTTGGAACGCGGTAAATTTGACGGTATCTTTATTGCCGATGTGCTGGGTATTTATGATGTCTATCACCAGTCAGCTGAACATGCGCTCACAGGTGCGGTTCAAGTTCCAGTGAATGACCCTCTACAAATCGTTCCTGCGATGGCTGCTGTAACCAAACACCTAGGCTTTGGAGTGACGACCTCCATCTCATTTGAGCACCCTTACCGCTTTGCACGCCGCATGAGCACACTGGATCATTTAACCAAAGGCCGTGCCGGCTGGAACATCGTGACTTCCTATTTAGAAAGTGGTTCCAAAAACCTGGGACTGAAAACACAAGTCAGCCATGACAACCGCTATGACATAGCCGATGAATACCTGGAAGTCCTGTATAAACTTTGGGAAGGTTCTTGGGAACAGGATGCGGTGCTGCGTGACAAGGAAAAAGGCATCTTTGCTGATCACACGAAAGTGCATCCCATTGAACATCAGGGCGAATATTTTACTGTGCCCGGCATTCATATCTGTGAACCGTCTCCACAGCGCACCCCCGTGCTTTATCAAGCTGGTGCCTCTAGCCGCGGTCAGAAGTTTGCCAGCCAAAATGCAGAATGTGTATTCATTTCTGCACCGACCAAAGCCGCAGTAAAAAAACTGGTTGAGGGAATCCGCAGTAAACTGGCCGATGAAGGCCGTGATCCTCATTCAATTCTGATCTATACCATGCTTTCAATTGTGGTCGATGAAACGGATGAAAAAGCACAATTAAAATTTAAAGAATACCAGCAATATGGCAGCTATCATGGTGGATTAACACTGGCTTCAGGCTGGTCAGGTGTAGACTTCTCGCAATTCCAGGCAGAGGATCAAGTAGAATATATCCATACCAATGCCATTCAGTCCATGCTGGATTCCTATGTCAAAGCCGACCCAGATAAAGTTTGGACAATTGAAGAGATTGCTAAATTTATCAGTGTCGGTGGCAATGGTCCGGTAATTGTCGGTTCAGCCTCAACAGTGGCAGACCGTTTGCAAGAATGGGTACAAGATACCGATATTGACGGCTTCAATCTGGCCTACATCCTGGCACATCAAACCTTTGAAGATGTGGTTGAGTTTGTAGTCCCAGAACTTCAGCGCCGTGATGTATATCAAACTGAATATACGGAAGGGACATTACGTGAAAAACTGTTTGGCCAAGGGCCGTTGCTTCCAGAGAATCACCGTGGTGCCAGCTTCCGTTATCCAGCTAAACACCTTCAACCGACAGAAGCTTTAAAAAGAGCTTAA
- a CDS encoding SfnB family sulfur acquisition oxidoreductase translates to MTSKIEINLKHADNIPKDFYQHDQLAHVIQSDEEAIEVAQQLAAVFAKEASKRDHERLLPLQEVQQYSASGLWGITIPKQFGGAGVSYKTLAEVVKIISSADSSLGQIAQNHWAFLEHIRLDASSEQQAFFFDQVLKGQRFGNAFSEKGSKTVADLSTKIEFKDDHAVINGQKFFATGALLAHWIPVVAVSDEGKPFAALVPQHTPGLTIVNDWSGFGQRTTVSGSVLLDNVQVDLKYVVPIYQAFERPTAAGAISQFIQSAIDAGIARGAINETIAYVRQHARPWIDSGLEQAVQDPYTIANIGELKIKLRAAEAVLALAGEAIDRALENPTEDTVSKATLITAESKVLTTEIALLAANKLFELSGTRSTLSELNLDRHWRNARTHTLHDPVRWKFNIVGNYYLNDVPPPRHAWS, encoded by the coding sequence ATGACATCCAAAATTGAAATAAATCTGAAACATGCAGACAATATTCCAAAAGATTTTTATCAACATGACCAATTGGCACATGTTATACAGTCAGATGAAGAAGCAATTGAAGTGGCGCAGCAGCTGGCGGCTGTTTTTGCCAAAGAGGCTTCCAAACGTGATCATGAACGCCTTTTGCCTTTGCAGGAAGTGCAGCAGTACTCAGCTTCAGGCTTATGGGGAATTACGATTCCAAAGCAGTTTGGTGGTGCAGGGGTTAGCTATAAAACTCTTGCAGAAGTGGTAAAAATTATTTCCAGTGCAGATTCCTCATTGGGTCAAATAGCACAGAACCATTGGGCCTTTTTGGAACATATCCGTCTGGATGCCAGTTCAGAACAGCAGGCATTCTTCTTTGACCAGGTGCTAAAAGGACAGCGTTTTGGCAATGCCTTTTCAGAAAAAGGCTCAAAAACAGTGGCAGATCTGAGCACCAAAATCGAGTTCAAGGATGACCATGCGGTGATTAACGGCCAGAAATTCTTTGCTACTGGTGCACTGCTGGCACACTGGATTCCTGTGGTTGCGGTCAGTGATGAAGGCAAGCCATTTGCAGCACTGGTGCCACAGCATACACCGGGTTTAACCATTGTGAATGACTGGAGTGGTTTTGGCCAGCGTACCACTGTGAGTGGTTCAGTACTTCTAGACAATGTACAAGTCGATCTGAAATATGTTGTGCCGATCTATCAGGCATTTGAACGTCCTACGGCAGCAGGAGCAATTTCACAATTTATCCAGTCTGCTATTGATGCGGGTATTGCGCGCGGTGCAATTAACGAAACCATTGCTTATGTACGCCAGCATGCACGTCCGTGGATTGACTCTGGTCTGGAACAGGCCGTGCAAGACCCGTACACCATTGCCAATATCGGTGAATTAAAAATCAAGCTGCGTGCGGCCGAAGCAGTTCTGGCTTTAGCCGGTGAAGCGATTGACCGTGCTTTGGAAAACCCGACGGAAGATACGGTATCTAAAGCGACGTTAATTACGGCCGAATCGAAGGTACTGACCACTGAAATTGCCCTGTTGGCTGCCAATAAGCTGTTTGAACTGTCTGGCACACGCTCAACACTTTCTGAATTGAACCTAGACCGTCACTGGCGCAATGCACGCACACATACTTTACATGACCCTGTACGCTGGAAATTTAATATCGTCGGGAATTATTACCTGAATGATGTTCCACCACCGCGTCATGCATGGAGCTAA
- a CDS encoding helix-turn-helix domain-containing protein: MTSNTQLQQVLAHLKKCKTIKQLEAINLFNCFRLSDVILRLRKAGYDIVTHREPNNASTGTHARYEYRRVEW; encoded by the coding sequence ATGACTAGTAACACCCAATTACAGCAAGTTTTAGCCCACTTGAAAAAATGTAAGACGATTAAACAGTTAGAGGCTATTAATCTTTTTAATTGCTTCCGATTAAGCGATGTCATTCTACGTTTACGTAAAGCAGGGTATGACATTGTTACTCACCGTGAACCCAATAATGCTAGTACTGGTACACATGCTCGTTATGAGTACAGAAGGGTAGAGTGGTGA
- a CDS encoding IS1 family transposase, translated as MQITLEIKCPTCLSDNIKKNGIKVDGKQNYQCKDCKRQFIGDHALSYLGCNSGITRKILQLMVRGSGIRDIAEVERISIGKVLRTLTESAYQIQPKQSHYESLEVDEFWTFVGNKNNKQWLIYAYHRETGEIVAYVWGKRDLATVQRLKTKLKQLGIHYTRIASDHWDSFITAFKNCKQSIGKFFTVGIEGNNCKIRHRIRRGFRRSCNFSKKLENHFKAFDLTFFYINNGFI; from the coding sequence ATGCAAATAACTCTAGAAATCAAATGTCCAACCTGCCTCAGTGACAATATAAAGAAAAATGGCATCAAAGTAGATGGGAAACAGAACTACCAATGCAAAGACTGCAAACGTCAGTTTATTGGTGACCATGCTCTGAGCTATCTAGGATGTAATTCTGGCATTACTCGTAAAATATTACAGTTAATGGTCAGAGGCAGCGGTATACGAGATATCGCTGAAGTTGAGCGCATTAGTATCGGTAAAGTCTTACGGACTTTAACTGAATCGGCCTATCAAATTCAGCCTAAACAAAGTCATTATGAATCTCTCGAAGTAGATGAATTCTGGACTTTTGTTGGAAATAAAAATAATAAACAATGGCTTATTTACGCTTACCATCGAGAAACAGGTGAGATTGTTGCTTATGTTTGGGGTAAGAGAGATTTAGCTACAGTCCAAAGGTTGAAGACAAAGCTTAAACAATTAGGTATTCACTACACCCGAATTGCAAGTGATCATTGGGACAGTTTCATCACTGCTTTTAAAAACTGCAAGCAAAGTATTGGTAAGTTTTTTACTGTAGGAATTGAAGGTAATAATTGCAAAATAAGGCATCGAATAAGGCGTGGTTTTAGAAGAAGTTGTAATTTCTCCAAAAAGCTTGAAAACCATTTTAAAGCCTTCGACTTAACCTTCTTTTACATCAATAATGGCTTCATTTAA
- a CDS encoding IS1-like element ISPa14 family transposase, whose protein sequence is MRITLEIKCPTCLSDSIKKNGIKVDGKQNYQCKDCKRQFIGDHALSYLGCNSGITRKILQLMVRGSGIRDIAEVERISIGKVLRTLTESTYQIQPKQSHYESLEVDEFWTFVGNKNNKQWLIYAYHRETGEIVAYVWGKRDLATVQRLKTKLKQLGIHYTRIASDHWDSFITAFKNCKQSIGKFFTVGIEGNNCKIRHRIRRGFRRSCNFSKKIENHFKAFDLTFFYINNGFI, encoded by the coding sequence ATGCGAATAACTCTAGAAATCAAATGTCCAACCTGCCTCAGTGACAGTATAAAGAAAAATGGCATCAAAGTAGATGGGAAACAAAACTATCAGTGCAAAGACTGTAAACGTCAGTTTATTGGTGACCATGCTCTGAGCTATCTAGGATGTAATTCAGGCATTACTCGAAAAATATTACAGTTGATGGTCAGAGGTAGTGGTATACGAGATATCGCTGAAGTTGAGCGAATCAGTATCGGTAAAGTTTTACGTACTTTAACCGAATCGACCTACCAAATTCAGCCTAAACAAAGTCATTATGAGTCTCTTGAAGTTGATGAGTTTTGGACTTTTGTGGGAAATAAAAATAATAAACAATGGCTTATTTACGCCTACCATCGAGAAACAGGTGAGATTGTTGCTTATGTTTGGGGTAAAAGAGACTTAGCTACAGTTCAACGATTGAAGACAAAGCTTAAACAATTAGGTATTCACTACACCCGAATTGCAAGTGATCATTGGGACAGTTTCATAACTGCTTTTAAAAACTGCAAGCAAAGTATTGGTAAATTTTTTACTGTAGGTATTGAAGGTAATAATTGCAAAATAAGGCATCGAATTAGGCGCGGTTTTAGAAGGAGTTGTAATTTTTCAAAAAAGATTGAAAACCATTTTAAAGCTTTCGACTTAACCTTTTTTTACATCAATAATGGCTTCATTTAA